In Candidatus Omnitrophota bacterium, a single window of DNA contains:
- the coaD gene encoding pantetheine-phosphate adenylyltransferase, which translates to MKKCKIAVYPGTFDPVTYGHIDLIRRASKIFDKVIVAVAHNKSKGTLFSVEERVSMIRDAVKVIRNVTVDDFGELAVDYVKKQGSNVMIRGLRMISDFEYEFQMALTNRKLSSDIETIFMMPHEDYSYVSSKLIKEAAGLGANVGSFIPKKVEKALKEKMNLR; encoded by the coding sequence ATGAAGAAATGCAAAATAGCTGTATACCCGGGCACATTTGACCCTGTTACCTACGGCCATATAGACCTTATCAGGAGAGCCTCGAAGATATTCGATAAAGTCATAGTCGCCGTAGCGCACAATAAATCCAAGGGCACACTGTTCAGCGTCGAAGAGCGCGTCTCTATGATAAGGGACGCCGTTAAGGTCATCAGGAACGTGACGGTCGACGATTTCGGCGAGCTTGCCGTGGATTACGTCAAGAAACAGGGATCGAACGTGATGATAAGAGGACTCAGGATGATCTCCGATTTCGAATATGAGTTCCAGATGGCCCTGACTAACAGGAAGCTGTCGAGCGATATCGAGACGATCTTCATGATGCCGCACGAGGATTATTCGTATGTATCGAGCAAGCTGATAAAAGAGGCCGCCGGCCTCGGAGCGAATGTCGGCTCTTTTATTCCGAAAAAAGTGGAAAAAGCTTTAAAAGAAAAGATGAACTTGAGGTGA
- the rsmD gene encoding 16S rRNA (guanine(966)-N(2))-methyltransferase RsmD, with protein MRIIGGEYRSRLISMPKGVEVRPTQDKVRQAIFNMLGDVSGKNTLDLFAGSGAFGIEALSRGAVHATFIDDDFRCVQTIRENLRSLTIPESNYDIIRANALSVMPRLAKTKEKFDLIFADPPYYKGMAKKCLINIDSYDILSPIALVVIERFKKDALAADLKTVIIDKERQYGDTSVTIFRKAA; from the coding sequence ATGCGTATAATAGGTGGTGAATACAGATCGAGGCTTATTTCGATGCCTAAGGGCGTCGAGGTCAGGCCGACTCAAGACAAGGTCAGGCAGGCGATATTCAATATGCTGGGCGACGTCAGCGGCAAGAACACGCTCGACCTCTTCGCCGGGAGCGGCGCATTTGGCATAGAAGCCCTCTCAAGGGGCGCTGTCCACGCGACTTTCATTGACGACGATTTCAGGTGCGTCCAGACGATAAGGGAGAACCTCCGATCATTGACTATACCTGAATCTAATTATGATATTATTAGAGCAAATGCCCTCAGCGTTATGCCCAGATTGGCCAAGACGAAGGAGAAATTCGACCTGATATTCGCAGATCCCCCGTATTATAAGGGTATGGCCAAAAAATGCTTGATAAATATAGATTCTTATGATATATTATCGCCCATTGCCTTAGTGGTGATAGAGCGGTTTAAGAAGGACGCGCTTGCCGCGGATCTTAAGACCGTTATTATCGATAAGGAGAGGCAATACGGGGACACATCGGTCACAATTTTCAGAAAGGCAGCATGA
- a CDS encoding rubrerythrin family protein, with protein MAKTADEKAASTKSIKGTKTEKNLLAAFAGESQARNRYTYFASAARKEGFEQIANIFTETAENEKEHAKVFFKYLQGGDVSITASYPAGQIKDAKSNLEAAAAGENLEWTTLYADFSKTAADEGFPEIARSFEQISKVEKFHESRYRKLINNISGNEVFKKRTPVKWHCINCGYVFEGAEAPRECPACKHPQAYYEQLAENY; from the coding sequence ATGGCAAAGACAGCTGACGAAAAAGCAGCATCAACGAAATCGATAAAGGGGACGAAGACAGAGAAAAATCTTTTGGCTGCTTTTGCGGGAGAGTCGCAGGCCAGAAACAGGTATACGTACTTCGCTAGCGCGGCCAGGAAAGAAGGATTTGAGCAGATCGCCAATATTTTCACGGAGACGGCCGAGAACGAAAAAGAACACGCGAAGGTATTCTTCAAATATCTGCAGGGCGGCGATGTGTCGATAACGGCTTCATATCCGGCCGGCCAGATCAAAGACGCTAAGTCTAATCTTGAGGCCGCGGCGGCAGGCGAGAATCTGGAGTGGACGACGCTCTATGCCGATTTTTCGAAGACAGCCGCGGATGAAGGGTTCCCGGAGATCGCGAGGTCGTTTGAGCAGATCTCCAAAGTCGAGAAGTTCCATGAATCGAGATACAGGAAGCTTATCAATAACATTTCCGGCAATGAGGTGTTCAAGAAGCGGACACCTGTTAAATGGCATTGTATAAACTGCGGTTACGTCTTTGAGGGCGCCGAGGCCCCGCGCGAATGCCCGGCGTGCAAACATCCACAGGCCTATTACGAGCAGCTGGCCGAGAACTACTAA
- a CDS encoding NAD(P)H-dependent glycerol-3-phosphate dehydrogenase, with the protein MNRINNISIIGDGGWGTTLAILLANKGFDVTMWGAFPDYIEILKRGRENLKFLPGVKMPNNVGFTASMKDAVYGKDLIALAVPSQFMRGVLNELKKENTADKALISVTKGIENDTLMRMSEVIHEVMGSRPPAVLSGPTIALEVANGVPTTAVISSEDLGLARQLQEVFMTDRFRIYTTNDIKGVELGGALKNIVAIAAGASDALGFGTNAKAALLTRGLVEIVRLGAAMGAKKETFYGLSGLGDLTTTCISQYSRNRWLGEQIGLGKKLKDVLKETDMVIEGVATSKAAYDLSKKHKVEMPITVEIYKVLYENKDPKRAVHDLMTRTPKMEDGA; encoded by the coding sequence ATGAATAGAATAAATAATATCTCTATTATAGGCGACGGCGGATGGGGCACGACTCTTGCTATCTTATTGGCAAATAAGGGGTTCGATGTCACTATGTGGGGCGCTTTTCCCGATTATATAGAGATATTGAAGCGCGGCAGGGAGAATCTCAAATTCCTTCCCGGCGTAAAGATGCCGAATAATGTAGGTTTTACCGCGTCCATGAAGGACGCCGTATATGGCAAGGACCTCATCGCGCTGGCCGTGCCTTCGCAGTTCATGAGGGGCGTGCTGAATGAATTGAAGAAAGAAAATACGGCAGATAAAGCTCTCATAAGCGTCACCAAAGGAATAGAGAACGATACGCTTATGCGGATGTCCGAAGTCATACACGAGGTTATGGGCAGCAGGCCTCCTGCGGTGCTTTCCGGGCCGACCATAGCGCTCGAGGTGGCCAACGGAGTCCCCACTACGGCTGTCATATCGTCGGAGGATCTCGGGCTTGCCCGGCAACTGCAGGAAGTCTTTATGACCGACCGGTTCAGAATATACACTACGAATGATATCAAGGGCGTTGAGCTCGGCGGCGCTTTGAAGAACATAGTCGCGATAGCCGCAGGCGCGAGCGACGCTCTCGGATTCGGAACCAACGCGAAGGCGGCGCTCCTTACCCGGGGGCTGGTCGAGATAGTGCGGCTTGGCGCGGCAATGGGAGCGAAGAAAGAGACGTTTTACGGATTAAGCGGCCTCGGCGATCTTACGACGACATGCATAAGCCAGTATTCCAGGAACAGGTGGCTTGGAGAACAGATCGGCCTGGGCAAAAAACTGAAAGATGTGCTGAAAGAGACCGATATGGTCATTGAAGGAGTGGCGACCTCGAAGGCGGCCTATGATCTCTCTAAGAAGCATAAAGTGGAGATGCCGATAACGGTAGAGATATATAAAGTGCTTTACGAGAACAAGGACCCTAAAAGAGCGGTCCATGACCTCATGACCCGAACGCCAAAGATGGAGGACGGGGCTTAG
- the plsX gene encoding phosphate acyltransferase PlsX, giving the protein MKIVIDAMGSDRAPVVEVEGAIQAVEELGHDLILVGDEKTIRAELNKYKDYSSKITVLHAPERIEMHEPAAISVRRKRHSSIVVGLDLIKREQADSFISAGNTGAVVCAATLSLRLLPGIERPGIAIVIPTLAGPSVIIDVGANIDPKPIHLLQYGIMADAYCRYILRKSNPKVGLLNVGEEESKGTEFVKETHTLLSESKLNFIGNMEGRDIYAGTADIVLCDGFVGNVILKVSESVVDTIVKLLKHEIKSNIIATLGAALASSAFNELKKKMDYSEYGGAPLLGVDGRCIISHGSSSPKAIKNAIRVAGEFKDLDVNKHIVEELESY; this is encoded by the coding sequence ATGAAGATAGTGATCGATGCAATGGGTAGCGATAGGGCGCCCGTCGTAGAGGTCGAAGGGGCGATCCAGGCCGTAGAGGAACTCGGCCATGACCTGATCCTTGTAGGCGACGAGAAGACGATCAGGGCCGAATTGAACAAATATAAGGACTATTCGTCAAAGATAACCGTGTTGCACGCGCCCGAGAGGATAGAGATGCATGAGCCTGCCGCCATCTCCGTAAGGCGCAAGCGCCATTCATCTATAGTCGTCGGACTCGACCTTATAAAGAGGGAACAGGCGGACAGTTTCATCAGCGCCGGCAATACGGGGGCGGTTGTTTGCGCGGCCACGCTCTCTTTGAGACTTTTGCCGGGCATCGAGCGTCCTGGCATAGCCATAGTAATACCGACCCTCGCCGGACCTTCGGTGATAATCGACGTCGGCGCGAATATAGATCCCAAGCCGATCCATCTTCTCCAGTACGGCATTATGGCGGACGCGTATTGCAGGTACATCCTGCGGAAATCGAATCCCAAAGTGGGACTGCTGAATGTAGGCGAGGAGGAGTCCAAAGGGACGGAATTCGTTAAAGAGACCCACACGCTTCTCAGCGAATCAAAACTCAACTTCATCGGGAACATGGAAGGACGCGATATATATGCCGGTACCGCCGACATAGTCCTGTGCGATGGGTTCGTCGGCAATGTCATACTCAAGGTCTCGGAGAGCGTAGTGGATACAATCGTGAAACTTCTTAAGCATGAGATAAAGTCCAATATAATCGCCACGCTGGGCGCCGCGCTCGCGAGCTCCGCGTTTAACGAACTGAAGAAGAAGATGGATTATTCGGAGTACGGCGGAGCGCCGCTTTTGGGCGTAGACGGAAGATGTATCATAAGCCACGGCTCGTCCAGCCCCAAGGCGATAAAGAACGCTATAAGGGTAGCCGGCGAGTTCAAGGACCTGGATGTGAACAAACATATCGTAGAGGAATTGGAGAGTTATTGA
- a CDS encoding radical SAM protein, with amino-acid sequence MGFDPEEVLFSPTARCNLACPHCTSAKTGPNLSVGTAERFLAGCGKIGIKYVGFTGGEPFLAPDFLCSLTRKAVSEGMLFDRIMTNGVWYKSGSHLDGALARLRKAGYDGSICVSVDAFHKQDLKKAARFIETAVSIWQRPDIVSIARTTGARDKATDRMLRILARLLGAGYARAGRGSHCIRNDSVFVRVSNIELSPVGKAGRLKDPWGGRWFKEDYCKGPGNAFFVMPDGKVKPCCGYAADSEILTIGNIKRDSAADILRRAGSNRFVAAVFDSGLTEIRKKLERLGVKFPGKTTNHCYLCYYILNNIPGEILRRCLK; translated from the coding sequence ATGGGATTCGATCCGGAGGAAGTGCTCTTTTCTCCCACCGCGCGGTGCAACCTTGCGTGCCCGCATTGTACCTCCGCAAAGACCGGGCCTAACCTATCCGTCGGAACGGCTGAAAGGTTTTTGGCAGGATGCGGGAAAATAGGCATTAAATACGTCGGTTTTACCGGAGGCGAACCTTTTCTCGCTCCGGATTTTTTATGTTCTCTCACGAGAAAAGCCGTGAGCGAAGGCATGCTATTCGACAGGATAATGACCAACGGCGTATGGTATAAGTCCGGCTCGCACCTCGACGGCGCGCTGGCGCGTCTGCGCAAGGCAGGATACGACGGTTCGATATGCGTGAGCGTAGACGCATTCCATAAGCAGGATCTGAAGAAAGCGGCTCGATTTATTGAAACAGCCGTGTCTATATGGCAGAGGCCGGATATAGTGTCGATCGCAAGGACGACAGGCGCGCGCGACAAAGCTACGGATCGAATGCTTCGGATCCTGGCTCGTTTATTGGGCGCCGGTTATGCGCGGGCAGGCCGAGGTTCGCACTGCATCAGGAACGATTCCGTTTTTGTGAGGGTATCCAACATTGAATTGTCTCCCGTCGGAAAGGCCGGAAGGCTCAAAGATCCATGGGGCGGCCGGTGGTTCAAAGAGGACTATTGTAAAGGGCCCGGTAACGCGTTTTTTGTGATGCCCGACGGCAAAGTGAAGCCGTGCTGCGGATACGCGGCTGATTCCGAAATCCTGACCATAGGGAATATAAAACGCGATTCCGCCGCGGATATATTACGCAGGGCCGGCTCAAACAGGTTTGTTGCCGCGGTATTCGATTCGGGCCTTACCGAGATACGTAAAAAACTCGAGCGCCTGGGAGTGAAATTTCCCGGAAAGACGACAAACCATTGCTATCTGTGTTATTATATATTAAATAATATCCCCGGAGAGATTCTCCGGCGTTGCCTTAAGTAA
- a CDS encoding beta-ketoacyl-ACP synthase III codes for MCEKIKTGILGLGSYLPEKVLTNKDLEKMVDTTDEWITTRTGIKERRIARPDEATSDMATEAAKRALKDANLKPEDIDLIIVATITPDMFFPATACLVQEKIGARTVPAFDISVACSGFIYGLAIADKFISSGTYKHALVIAAEKLSAITDWSDRATCVLFGDGAGAAVLGPVERGGILSVYLGANGKQGELIKLPAGGSRMPASKKTVEDKLHFIKMNGTELFKHAVKIMADAALEATKPLGLTAKDIALVIPHQANIRILNAVAKRMGLTPDKIYLNIDKYGNMSAASSAVALVEAIKEGRVKKGEKLLLDAFGGGLTWGAIVIEW; via the coding sequence ATGTGTGAAAAAATCAAGACAGGCATATTGGGGCTGGGGTCGTATCTCCCGGAAAAGGTGCTCACCAATAAGGACCTGGAAAAGATGGTCGATACTACCGACGAATGGATCACCACGAGGACGGGAATCAAAGAGCGCAGGATAGCCCGGCCCGACGAAGCGACGAGCGATATGGCAACGGAGGCGGCCAAGAGGGCTCTCAAAGACGCCAATCTGAAACCAGAGGATATAGACCTCATCATCGTAGCGACCATTACGCCGGATATGTTCTTTCCGGCGACGGCGTGTCTCGTCCAGGAAAAGATAGGCGCGAGGACGGTTCCCGCGTTCGATATAAGCGTAGCCTGTTCCGGCTTCATATACGGGCTCGCGATAGCCGATAAATTTATCTCCTCGGGAACTTATAAGCACGCGCTCGTGATAGCCGCGGAAAAACTCTCGGCGATAACGGACTGGAGCGACCGCGCGACCTGCGTCTTATTCGGAGACGGGGCGGGCGCCGCCGTGCTGGGGCCGGTAGAGCGCGGCGGGATATTGTCGGTCTACCTCGGCGCTAACGGGAAACAGGGCGAACTCATCAAACTTCCGGCGGGCGGCTCCAGGATGCCGGCCAGCAAGAAGACGGTCGAAGACAAGCTTCATTTCATTAAAATGAACGGCACAGAACTCTTCAAACATGCCGTCAAGATAATGGCCGACGCCGCGCTTGAAGCGACAAAACCTCTCGGGCTGACGGCTAAAGATATCGCCCTGGTAATACCTCATCAGGCCAACATCAGGATACTGAACGCCGTGGCGAAGAGGATGGGGTTGACGCCGGACAAGATATATTTGAATATCGATAAATACGGCAATATGTCGGCTGCGTCGAGCGCCGTTGCGCTGGTCGAGGCGATCAAAGAAGGCAGGGTCAAGAAGGGCGAGAAGCTGCTTCTGGACGCGTTCGGCGGCGGGCTGACGTGGGGCGCAATCGTAATAGAGTGGTGA
- the rpmF gene encoding 50S ribosomal protein L32 produces MALPKRKHSKARRDKRRSANSKVFMQDLAVCTNCKKVRIPHRVCPHCGYYNGKPVVMMKEKKTKKKQ; encoded by the coding sequence ATGGCACTACCAAAAAGAAAACACTCTAAGGCGCGGAGAGATAAAAGACGCAGCGCGAACAGTAAGGTATTCATGCAGGACCTTGCCGTATGCACTAACTGCAAAAAGGTAAGGATACCGCACCGTGTTTGCCCTCACTGCGGTTATTATAACGGTAAGCCGGTCGTCATGATGAAAGAAAAAAAGACGAAAAAGAAGCAATAA
- the pta gene encoding phosphate acetyltransferase has translation MSFLDEIRLRSAKASKKVVLPESEDKRTLDALEIILDKKIAKIILIGKEDLKSGIKSKNTKDLEIIDPATYKDTDGIASEYYELRKAKGMTPEEAKSIMTKDYLTFGGMLVRKELADGFVAGASHTTPDVIRASLRTLRIDKNIGVVSGAFLMEVPNSPYGEKGVFIYGDCGVNPEPNARQLAGIAASSAELFKKLVGTTPRVAFLSYSSKGSAEGPLVEKVKEAVAKAREISPGLLVDGEFQVDSAIVPEVAKIKCARSDVAGKANVLIFPDLNSGNISYKLTQRLANARAVGPLLLGFTKPSSDLSRGCDAEDIVDAVAITAIRAA, from the coding sequence ATGAGTTTTCTCGACGAGATCAGGTTAAGATCCGCTAAGGCTTCGAAGAAGGTCGTCCTTCCGGAAAGCGAAGATAAGCGGACGCTCGACGCGCTGGAAATTATTTTAGATAAAAAAATAGCGAAGATAATATTGATCGGCAAAGAGGACCTTAAATCCGGGATAAAGAGCAAAAATACGAAAGACCTGGAGATCATCGACCCCGCAACATACAAAGATACGGATGGCATAGCCTCGGAGTATTACGAATTAAGAAAAGCTAAAGGGATGACGCCGGAAGAGGCGAAGTCCATCATGACGAAAGATTATCTGACATTCGGAGGCATGCTGGTGCGCAAGGAACTGGCCGACGGTTTTGTGGCCGGCGCGAGCCATACCACGCCGGATGTCATACGGGCGTCGTTAAGGACGCTCAGGATCGACAAGAACATCGGCGTTGTGTCGGGCGCGTTCCTGATGGAAGTGCCGAATTCGCCGTACGGCGAAAAGGGCGTGTTCATATACGGGGATTGCGGCGTCAATCCTGAGCCGAACGCGAGGCAGCTGGCCGGCATAGCCGCGTCCTCCGCTGAGTTATTCAAAAAGCTTGTCGGGACTACGCCCAGGGTGGCATTCCTGAGTTATTCGTCCAAGGGAAGCGCCGAGGGCCCGCTGGTGGAGAAGGTAAAAGAAGCCGTGGCTAAGGCGAGAGAGATATCGCCGGGACTGCTGGTGGATGGCGAGTTTCAGGTCGACAGCGCCATAGTGCCGGAAGTGGCGAAGATAAAGTGCGCCCGGAGCGATGTTGCCGGAAAGGCTAATGTCCTGATATTCCCTGACCTGAATTCCGGTAATATTTCATATAAACTGACCCAGAGGCTGGCCAATGCAAGAGCGGTCGGGCCTCTGCTTCTTGGGTTCACTAAACCATCGAGCGACCTGTCCAGGGGCTGTGACGCGGAAGACATCGTCGATGCAGTAGCGATAACGGCGATAAGGGCGGCATGA
- a CDS encoding acetate kinase, whose product MIILVINCGSSSAKYQVFDIKKKQSLAKGVVERIGQAGSTLCHQKEGSPSLNKNVLCNDHHAAIGMIVSILSDKRYGVISSKGDIAGIGHRVVHGGEEFKESTLITAKVLRSIQKYSELAPLHNPPALLGIEACLQILKGVPQAAVFDTSFHQTMPEVAFLYGLPFEYYKNYGIRRYGFHGTSHKFVTEEAGRILKRPLKSLKLITCHLGNGCSMTAVDGGKSVDTSMGFTPLEGLLMGTRSGDLDPAAVLYLLEKENLSFNRVNDILNKESGLLGISGVSNDMRDILKASKGRGEKALRSKLAIDMFIYRAKKYIGSYQAVLGRLDAVIFTAGIGEHNPWLVKRIMREIKGIVGRKVRFLIIPTNEELLIAHDTYQIVKDRSY is encoded by the coding sequence ATGATAATCCTAGTTATAAATTGCGGCAGTTCGTCCGCGAAATACCAGGTGTTCGATATTAAAAAGAAACAGTCTTTGGCGAAAGGCGTCGTAGAGCGTATAGGCCAGGCGGGTTCGACGTTGTGTCACCAGAAAGAAGGCAGCCCTTCCTTAAACAAGAACGTCCTCTGTAACGACCATCACGCCGCTATCGGCATGATAGTCAGTATCCTGAGCGATAAGCGCTATGGGGTGATATCGTCTAAAGGCGATATAGCCGGCATAGGCCATCGCGTTGTCCACGGAGGAGAGGAGTTCAAGGAGTCGACCCTCATCACGGCGAAGGTGCTGCGCTCAATACAAAAATACAGCGAACTTGCGCCGCTCCATAATCCGCCGGCGCTCCTGGGAATAGAAGCGTGCCTGCAGATACTTAAGGGTGTGCCCCAGGCGGCGGTTTTCGATACATCTTTCCACCAGACGATGCCCGAAGTGGCGTTCCTGTACGGCCTGCCTTTCGAATATTACAAAAATTACGGCATAAGGAGATACGGTTTTCACGGGACTAGCCACAAGTTCGTGACCGAAGAGGCAGGACGTATCCTGAAGCGCCCCCTGAAGAGCCTGAAGCTAATAACGTGCCATCTCGGGAACGGCTGCAGCATGACCGCGGTCGACGGAGGCAAGTCCGTAGATACATCGATGGGATTTACGCCGCTGGAAGGACTTTTGATGGGGACGCGGTCGGGCGATCTCGACCCGGCTGCCGTATTGTACCTGCTGGAAAAAGAGAACCTGTCGTTTAACCGGGTCAACGATATATTGAACAAAGAGAGCGGCCTTCTCGGGATATCGGGCGTCAGCAACGACATGCGCGACATATTGAAGGCCTCAAAAGGCAGGGGCGAGAAGGCCCTAAGGTCCAAGCTGGCCATAGACATGTTCATCTACAGGGCAAAGAAATATATCGGTTCTTACCAGGCGGTGCTTGGAAGATTGGACGCGGTGATATTTACGGCCGGAATAGGAGAACATAATCCTTGGCTGGTAAAGCGGATCATGAGGGAGATCAAGGGGATAGTCGGGCGCAAGGTGAGATTTTTGATAATACCTACGAACGAAGAGTTGCTGATAGCGCACGATACGTATCAAATTGTAAAAGACAGAAGTTATTAA
- the fabD gene encoding ACP S-malonyltransferase — protein sequence MADAALIFPGQGAQSVGMGKDLYAGFSQAKDVFDRANSVLKFDLTKLCFEGPQEILSTTQNSQPAILTASVAALRVFESSSYYGQVTSKFSLGLSLGEYTALVACGSMSFEDALVLVRKRGELMEDASKKNPGKMACVIGMDLNLVEELCKGFGCEIANLNCPGQVVVSGKTSNIELFASLAKEKGAKRVLMLDVSGPFHSSLMTHARDKLKDYIEKIQILPPRIPFISNVDAKVQTDPAKIKENLIAQVNTRTLWEESVRSVVRTGVKLFLEIGPGQVLKGINKKIDSKLETKNIGTSQDVQVLTAQPIS from the coding sequence ATGGCAGACGCAGCGTTGATATTTCCGGGACAGGGCGCGCAATCCGTTGGTATGGGCAAAGACCTGTATGCCGGTTTCTCTCAGGCGAAAGATGTATTTGACAGGGCAAACTCTGTCCTGAAATTCGACCTGACTAAATTATGTTTCGAAGGTCCGCAGGAGATCCTATCTACTACGCAGAACAGCCAACCGGCTATACTTACCGCAAGCGTCGCGGCCCTGAGGGTATTTGAGTCTTCCTCTTATTATGGGCAGGTCACGTCTAAGTTCAGCCTGGGCTTGAGCCTGGGCGAATACACTGCGCTTGTGGCATGCGGAAGCATGTCATTCGAGGATGCGCTGGTACTCGTCAGGAAACGCGGCGAGCTGATGGAGGACGCGTCGAAGAAGAACCCAGGCAAGATGGCATGCGTTATAGGGATGGACCTTAATCTCGTCGAGGAATTGTGCAAAGGATTCGGTTGCGAGATAGCGAACCTCAATTGTCCCGGGCAGGTCGTAGTTTCCGGCAAGACGTCTAATATCGAGCTTTTTGCGAGCCTTGCGAAAGAGAAAGGCGCCAAACGCGTCCTGATGCTCGATGTAAGCGGCCCGTTCCATTCGTCGCTCATGACCCACGCGCGGGACAAGCTGAAGGACTATATTGAAAAGATCCAGATACTGCCGCCGAGGATACCGTTCATATCGAACGTCGACGCGAAAGTCCAGACCGACCCGGCAAAGATAAAAGAAAACTTGATAGCGCAGGTAAATACAAGGACTCTATGGGAAGAATCCGTCAGGTCGGTAGTCCGGACGGGCGTAAAACTATTCCTTGAGATAGGGCCCGGGCAAGTATTGAAAGGCATCAATAAAAAGATAGACTCAAAGCTGGAGACAAAGAATATCGGTACATCGCAGGATGTGCAGGTATTGACAGCGCAACCGATCTCATAA